A part of Anolis sagrei isolate rAnoSag1 chromosome 3, rAnoSag1.mat, whole genome shotgun sequence genomic DNA contains:
- the ZNF639 gene encoding zinc finger protein 639 isoform X1 gives MNEHPKKRKRKTLHPSRYSDSSGAPKYIDNSGIFSDHCYSVCSMKQLSDNRGRFYNTVHTPDTDEEGSPEYAPWSGNQNNVMGSSFMDPKKKDKPSNNGIFKERCDSPLFSDSLTEEEKPLDIQTVEISTTEVQAVEVHDIETQTISPEKLEAEEAVEIPVESCKVHEKNPPLNITIQPKWPLLRANSSGLYKCDRCTFNSKYFSDLKQHIVLKHKTCSEGNICQVCKETFSSKKGLIEHLKVHEEDPYICKYCDYKTVMFENLSQHIADTHFSDHLYWCEQCDVQFSSSSELYLHFQEHSCDEQYLCQFCEHETSDPEDLHSHVVNEHAGRLIELSDSYHSRQQQGQYSLVNKISFDKCKNFFVCQLCGFRSRLHTNVNRHVAIEHTKIFPHVCDDCGKGFSGMLEYCKHLNTHMSERIYLCQYCEYSTGQIGDLKIHLDFRHSAELPHKCTECLMRFGNEKDLLSHLQVHENA, from the exons ATGAATGAGCATccgaagaagagaaaaaggaaaactcTACATCCTTCCCGTTATTCAG ATTCTTCAGGGGCCCCAAAATATATAGACAACAGTGGCATATTTTCTGACCATTGTTACAGTGTGTGTTCCATGAAACAGCTTTCTGATAATCGAG GGAGGTTTTATAACACAGTGCACACCCCAGATACTGATGAGGAAGGGAGCCCAGAGTATGCTCCCTGGAGTGGGAACCAGAATAATGTCATGGGGTCATCCTTCATGGATCctaaaaagaaag ATAAACCCTCCAACAATGGGATTTTTAAAGAAAGGTGTGACTCGCCTCTATTCAGCGACAGCTTAACTGAAGAGGAGAAACCACTGGACATTCAGACGGTAGAAATTTCCACCACAGAAGTCCAGGCTGTGGAGGTTCATGACATAGAAACACAGACCATTTCTCCAGAGAAGCTGGAAGCAGAGGAGGCTGTAGAAATCCCAGTGGAGAGCTGCAAAGTGCATGAAAAGAATCCCCCTTTGAACATTACTATTCAGCCGAAATGGCCTTTGCTGAGGGCCAACAGCAGTGGTTTATACAAATGCGACCGGTGCACATTCAACAGCAAGTACTTTTCAGATCTAAAGCAGCACATTGTTCTGAAGCACAAGACGTGCTCAGAGGGCAATATCTGCCAAGTGTGTAAGGAGACCTTCTCCTCCAAAAAGGGACTTATTGAACACTTAAAAGTTCACGAGGAAGACCCTTACATTTGCAAATACTGTGATTACAAAACAGTAATGTTTGAAAATCTGAGCCAACACATTGCGGACACTCACTTCAGCGACCACCTCTACTGGTGTGAGCAATGTGATGTCCAGTTCTCCTCCAGCAGCGAGCTGTACCTCCATTTCCAGGAGCACAGCTGCGATGAGCAGTACCTCTGCCAGTTCTGTGAGCATGAAACCAGTGACCCAGAGGACCTGCACAGCCATGTGGTGAATGAACACGCAGGGCGGTTGATCGAGCTGAGCGACAGCTACCACAGCCGGCAGCAGCAAGGGCAGTACAGCCTGGTCAACAAAATCAGCTTCGACAAGTGCAAGAACTTCTTCGTGTGCCAACTCTGTGGCTTCCGCAGCAGGCTTCACACCAATGTCAACCGCCACGTGGCGATCGAGCACACCAAAATATTCCCGCACGTGTGCGACGACTGTGGGAAGGGCTTTTCTGGTATGTTGGAATACTGCAAACATTTGAACACTCATATGTCTGAAAGGATTTATTTGTGTCAGTATTGTGAGTATTCCACAGGGCAGATTGGAGACCTCAAAATTCACCTGGACTTCCGACATTCAGCTGAGCTGCCTCATAAATGCACCGAATGCTTGATGAGGTTTGGCAATGAAAAAGACCTTTTAAGTCACCTTCAGGTGCATGAAAATGCTTGA
- the ZNF639 gene encoding zinc finger protein 639 isoform X2, giving the protein MNEHPKKRKRKTLHPSRYSDSSGAPKYIDNSGIFSDHCYSVCSMKQLSDNRDKPSNNGIFKERCDSPLFSDSLTEEEKPLDIQTVEISTTEVQAVEVHDIETQTISPEKLEAEEAVEIPVESCKVHEKNPPLNITIQPKWPLLRANSSGLYKCDRCTFNSKYFSDLKQHIVLKHKTCSEGNICQVCKETFSSKKGLIEHLKVHEEDPYICKYCDYKTVMFENLSQHIADTHFSDHLYWCEQCDVQFSSSSELYLHFQEHSCDEQYLCQFCEHETSDPEDLHSHVVNEHAGRLIELSDSYHSRQQQGQYSLVNKISFDKCKNFFVCQLCGFRSRLHTNVNRHVAIEHTKIFPHVCDDCGKGFSGMLEYCKHLNTHMSERIYLCQYCEYSTGQIGDLKIHLDFRHSAELPHKCTECLMRFGNEKDLLSHLQVHENA; this is encoded by the exons ATGAATGAGCATccgaagaagagaaaaaggaaaactcTACATCCTTCCCGTTATTCAG ATTCTTCAGGGGCCCCAAAATATATAGACAACAGTGGCATATTTTCTGACCATTGTTACAGTGTGTGTTCCATGAAACAGCTTTCTGATAATCGAG ATAAACCCTCCAACAATGGGATTTTTAAAGAAAGGTGTGACTCGCCTCTATTCAGCGACAGCTTAACTGAAGAGGAGAAACCACTGGACATTCAGACGGTAGAAATTTCCACCACAGAAGTCCAGGCTGTGGAGGTTCATGACATAGAAACACAGACCATTTCTCCAGAGAAGCTGGAAGCAGAGGAGGCTGTAGAAATCCCAGTGGAGAGCTGCAAAGTGCATGAAAAGAATCCCCCTTTGAACATTACTATTCAGCCGAAATGGCCTTTGCTGAGGGCCAACAGCAGTGGTTTATACAAATGCGACCGGTGCACATTCAACAGCAAGTACTTTTCAGATCTAAAGCAGCACATTGTTCTGAAGCACAAGACGTGCTCAGAGGGCAATATCTGCCAAGTGTGTAAGGAGACCTTCTCCTCCAAAAAGGGACTTATTGAACACTTAAAAGTTCACGAGGAAGACCCTTACATTTGCAAATACTGTGATTACAAAACAGTAATGTTTGAAAATCTGAGCCAACACATTGCGGACACTCACTTCAGCGACCACCTCTACTGGTGTGAGCAATGTGATGTCCAGTTCTCCTCCAGCAGCGAGCTGTACCTCCATTTCCAGGAGCACAGCTGCGATGAGCAGTACCTCTGCCAGTTCTGTGAGCATGAAACCAGTGACCCAGAGGACCTGCACAGCCATGTGGTGAATGAACACGCAGGGCGGTTGATCGAGCTGAGCGACAGCTACCACAGCCGGCAGCAGCAAGGGCAGTACAGCCTGGTCAACAAAATCAGCTTCGACAAGTGCAAGAACTTCTTCGTGTGCCAACTCTGTGGCTTCCGCAGCAGGCTTCACACCAATGTCAACCGCCACGTGGCGATCGAGCACACCAAAATATTCCCGCACGTGTGCGACGACTGTGGGAAGGGCTTTTCTGGTATGTTGGAATACTGCAAACATTTGAACACTCATATGTCTGAAAGGATTTATTTGTGTCAGTATTGTGAGTATTCCACAGGGCAGATTGGAGACCTCAAAATTCACCTGGACTTCCGACATTCAGCTGAGCTGCCTCATAAATGCACCGAATGCTTGATGAGGTTTGGCAATGAAAAAGACCTTTTAAGTCACCTTCAGGTGCATGAAAATGCTTGA